In Oryza sativa Japonica Group chromosome 11, ASM3414082v1, the following are encoded in one genomic region:
- the LOC136354086 gene encoding uncharacterized protein, with protein MEALQAERVELDAAWARVEEGRRSVEAMVEVGRKAHRRHASELEARRKVLEEIARDVEEERGAALIATTVMNEAQDDLRLQYGSWEAELGKKLDAARGVLDAAAARERRAAETEVASRRREEALEARAMALEERACVVERDLADREAAVAIREVTLAAHEAACAEEESALRLREDALTERERALEEAEAAAQRLAESASLREAAQEEQARRNLEGARAERAALNQRAAELEAQARELDARARSGGAATGDSDLAARLAAAEHTIADLQGALNSSTGEVDALRLAGEIGPSMLRDAVSRLDRAGRQAGLWGGRTAKYAANQGGLAQRLSEMAETLQRLPEELERTIKSSSRDLARGAVELVLASYQARDPDFSPWMALDEFPPGTEDGARARVHDAASHIVHSFEGSAPRLAFALSSDEEGDDGGVGDSGDEAGDPGASE; from the coding sequence atggaggccctgcaagcagagcgggtggagctcgacgccgcatgggcgcgtgtcgaagaggggcgacgctcggtggaggccatggtggaagtgggccgcaaggcacaccgccggcacgcctcagagctcgaagcccgtcggaaaGTGCTGGAGGAGATCGCCAGggacgtggaggaggagcggggggctgccctcatcgccactaccgtgatgaacgaggcgcaggacgacctccgccttcaatacgggagctgggaggcggagctagggaagaagctcgatgccgcccggggggtccttgacgctgccgctgcccgagaacggcgggcggcggagaccgaggtggcatcccggcggcgtgaagaagcccttgaggcccgtgccatggcgctggaagagcgtgcctgcgtcgtggagagggacctggcggaccgcgaggccgccgttgccattcgggaggtcacactggcggcgcacgaagccgcctgtgccgaagaagagtccgcgctccgcctccgcgaggatgcgctcaccgagcgggagcgagccctcgaggaggccgaggccgcagcGCAAAGGCTGGCGGAGAGCGCGTCCCTCCGCGAAGCTGCGCAAGAGGAACAAGCGCgtcgcaatctggaaggtgcccgcgccgagagggccgcactgaaccaacgggccgctgaactcgaggcgcaggcaagggagctggatgcaagggcgcgtagcggcggggcggccacgggcgacagcgacttagccgcccgcctcgcagctgccgaacacaccatcgcggatctgcagggcgcgctgaaTTCGTCCACCGGGGAGGTCGATGCCCTTCGTCTGGCAGGCGAGATAGGGCCCAGCATGCTTCGCGACGCCGTGTCCCGTTtggaccgcgccgggcggcaggcgggtctttggggcgggcggactgcgaagtacgccgccaaccaggggggcctcgcccagcgcctctcggagatggccgagactctccaacggcttcccgaggagctcgagaggacgattaagtcatcctcgagggacctcgcccgaggagcggtggagctcgtactggcgagttaccaggccagggaccccgatttctccccatggatggcgctggacgagttccctcccgggactgaagacggcgcgcgcgcgcgggtccatGATGCCGCCAgccatatcgtccacagcttcgagggttcggcccctcggctcgcgttcgccctcagctccgacgaggagggcgatgatggcggtgtgggcgacagtggcgacgaggctggcgacccgggtgcatcggagtga